Proteins encoded together in one Desulfuromonas sp. window:
- a CDS encoding peptide ABC transporter ATP-binding protein — MKPLLEIHNLSKSFQLTTNTPGARKQLLRAVDNISFALFPGETFGLVGESGCGKSTTGKLILRLLDADSGEIIFNGQNLRKIPPDRLRNLRRNMQMIFQDPFSSLNPRMRIGQIIAEPLKIHGLTGNGDLKESVSRLLETVGLDQSLIDRFPHEFSGGQRQRIGIARALAVKPQLIVADEPVSALDVSIQAQVINLMRDVQKEFGLTYLFIAHDLAVIRHICDRVAVMYLGRIVELGPAAALYTSPRHPYTEALLASVPVPDPEAKKTFSALPGEVPSPVNPPNGCHFHPRCRYARDICKIKAPELLNIEEDREVACHFSDQVGRIKSE; from the coding sequence ATGAAGCCGCTGCTTGAAATCCACAATCTTTCAAAATCGTTCCAGCTGACAACAAATACCCCCGGTGCCCGCAAACAGTTACTGCGGGCAGTCGACAATATCTCGTTTGCTCTCTTTCCCGGGGAAACTTTCGGACTGGTCGGTGAATCGGGTTGCGGCAAATCGACGACCGGTAAACTGATTCTCAGGCTGCTTGATGCCGATTCGGGCGAAATTATTTTCAACGGACAGAACCTGCGCAAGATCCCACCTGACCGACTGCGCAATCTGCGCCGCAATATGCAGATGATATTCCAGGATCCTTTTTCCTCGCTGAATCCACGCATGCGGATCGGCCAGATCATTGCCGAGCCGCTCAAAATTCATGGTCTCACCGGAAACGGAGATCTTAAGGAGTCGGTCTCCAGGCTGCTCGAGACGGTTGGACTCGACCAATCACTAATCGATCGCTTTCCGCATGAGTTTTCCGGAGGGCAGCGTCAGCGTATCGGTATCGCCCGGGCCCTGGCGGTCAAACCGCAACTGATCGTCGCCGATGAACCGGTCTCCGCCCTCGACGTTTCAATCCAGGCCCAGGTTATCAATCTGATGCGGGACGTGCAAAAGGAATTCGGACTGACCTATCTTTTCATTGCCCACGATCTCGCCGTTATCAGACATATTTGCGACCGGGTTGCGGTCATGTATCTTGGCCGTATTGTTGAACTCGGGCCGGCCGCGGCACTTTACACTTCGCCACGGCATCCCTATACCGAAGCGTTACTCGCTTCAGTACCGGTTCCCGACCCCGAAGCAAAGAAAACATTCAGCGCCTTGCCGGGAGAGGTTCCCTCACCGGTCAACCCGCCGAACGGCTGTCACTTTCATCCCCGCTGCCGTTATGCACGCGATATCTGCAAAATAAAAGCACCCGAATTGCTGAACATTGAAGAGGATCGGGAGGTCGCCTGCCACTTCAGCGACCAGGTCGGCCGAATCAAATCCGAATGA
- a CDS encoding DUF2238 domain-containing protein produces the protein MNKQVLWVVVFLIVLAWSAVDPKDYYTWLLEVAPAIIAFVLLASTRKTFPLTSLAYFLILIHCVILMVGGHYTYAEVPLFDWIRDTFGQNRNNYDKLGHFAQGFIPALIAREIVIRRTVFNSRAWRNFFIVCFCLGFSAFYELIEWWVALLSEQAAESFLGTQGYVWDTQSDMFLALVGAIAALVFLGKIHDHQLRNLKESNPD, from the coding sequence ATGAACAAACAGGTACTCTGGGTGGTTGTTTTTCTGATCGTTCTGGCCTGGTCGGCGGTCGATCCGAAAGACTATTATACCTGGCTTCTTGAAGTCGCTCCGGCAATCATAGCCTTTGTGCTTCTTGCCTCAACCCGCAAGACCTTTCCACTCACGTCTTTGGCTTATTTTTTGATTCTGATCCACTGTGTCATCCTGATGGTTGGCGGTCATTATACCTATGCCGAAGTCCCGCTGTTCGATTGGATTCGAGACACCTTTGGGCAAAACCGTAACAACTACGACAAGCTCGGCCACTTTGCCCAGGGGTTCATCCCGGCACTGATTGCCCGGGAAATTGTCATCCGCCGCACTGTTTTCAACAGTCGCGCCTGGCGCAACTTTTTCATAGTCTGCTTCTGCCTCGGTTTCAGCGCATTTTATGAACTGATTGAGTGGTGGGTTGCCCTTCTTTCGGAGCAGGCCGCCGAATCATTTCTCGGAACCCAGGGATATGTCTGGGATACCCAGTCCGATATGTTTCTGGCGTTGGTCGGAGCGATTGCGGCCCTGGTTTTCCTCGGGAAAATTCACGATCATCAATTGCGCAACCTAAAGGAAAGCAACCCCGATTGA
- a CDS encoding valine--tRNA ligase, translating to MEENLPKGYEPHDVEKKWYMAWEESGLFHANEKSGDEGYSIVIPPPNVTGVLHMGHALNNTLQDVLARWKRMCGCEVLWMPGTDHAGIATQNVVEKQLAAAGNDRHALGREKFIERVWQWREESGGKIIEQLKRLGASCDWERERFTMDEGLSTAVREVFVRLYEDGLIYRDNRLINWCPRCHTALSDLEVEHEEKRGHLWHLRYPVIGADRFIVVATTRPETMLGDTAVAVHPEDERYADLIGGKVMLPLVDREIPIIADEYVDSEFGSGVVKITPAHDFNDFEIGKRHDLEFINILDESGVVNENGGSYHGQERYEARANVVADLEARDLLDRIEDYGNSVGECYRCRTVIEPFMSKQWYVSVKPLAEEAIKAVRQGDTRIVPEQWEKTYYDWMLNIQDWCISRQIWWGHRIPAWFCDDCEQISVSREEVTECSSCGSRNLHQETDVLDTWFSSALWPFSTMGWPEQTETLAKFYPTSCLVTGFDILFFWVARMMMMGLKFMDVVPFKDVYIHALVRDAEGQKMSKSKGNVIDPLHVIDDYGADAFRFTLTAFAAMGRDIKLSTDRIAGYRNFANKLWNASRFALMNLDGFDPADIDLSEHELSLADRWILTRLNEMTAKLDGALKDYKFNDAASVLYSFTWHEFCDWYIELIKDDLYGDDSGVKKRAQSVLYVVLERLLRLLHPLMPFITEEIWQALPGQKSVDFIMQAEYPDSDLPADTEGADRMELIMNVIRGIRNIRGEMDVAPSRQIKALLDCKSDISLAILEGGQGYIRSLARTGELKMGIGLDKPEQSATQVAGDVEILLPLAGLVDIEEEEKRLKKEIAKVQKDVDFFTKKLANEKFVANAPPQVLEKDRGKLQEAGEKLSILEDSLGKILKLK from the coding sequence ATGGAAGAAAATCTGCCGAAAGGCTATGAACCGCATGACGTTGAAAAGAAATGGTACATGGCCTGGGAAGAGTCAGGCTTGTTCCACGCCAACGAAAAGAGCGGCGATGAAGGATATTCAATTGTCATTCCGCCGCCTAATGTTACCGGCGTTCTGCATATGGGCCATGCCCTCAATAATACCCTGCAGGATGTTCTCGCCCGTTGGAAAAGAATGTGCGGCTGCGAGGTCCTCTGGATGCCGGGAACCGATCACGCCGGGATTGCGACCCAGAATGTGGTTGAAAAACAGCTCGCCGCAGCGGGCAACGACCGGCATGCTCTCGGTCGTGAAAAGTTTATCGAGCGGGTCTGGCAGTGGCGCGAGGAATCGGGCGGCAAGATTATCGAACAACTTAAAAGACTTGGCGCCTCCTGCGACTGGGAACGCGAACGCTTCACCATGGACGAAGGGTTATCGACGGCGGTTCGCGAAGTCTTTGTCCGGCTCTATGAAGATGGTCTGATCTACCGCGACAACCGTTTGATCAACTGGTGCCCGCGTTGCCACACAGCGCTTTCCGATCTTGAAGTCGAGCACGAAGAAAAACGTGGGCACCTCTGGCACCTGCGTTATCCGGTGATCGGTGCCGACCGCTTTATCGTCGTCGCGACCACCCGCCCCGAAACCATGCTCGGCGATACCGCCGTTGCGGTCCACCCGGAAGATGAACGATATGCCGACCTGATCGGCGGTAAGGTGATGCTGCCGCTGGTCGATCGTGAAATCCCGATCATTGCAGACGAGTACGTTGACAGCGAGTTCGGTTCAGGGGTGGTGAAGATTACCCCGGCCCATGACTTCAATGACTTCGAGATCGGCAAGCGACATGATCTCGAATTTATCAACATCCTCGACGAGTCGGGGGTGGTCAATGAAAATGGTGGTTCTTATCACGGCCAGGAACGCTACGAGGCCCGGGCCAATGTTGTCGCCGACCTCGAAGCGCGTGATCTGCTTGACAGGATCGAGGACTACGGTAATTCGGTAGGCGAGTGCTATCGCTGCCGGACGGTTATCGAGCCGTTTATGAGCAAACAGTGGTATGTCAGTGTCAAGCCGCTGGCCGAGGAAGCGATCAAGGCGGTTCGGCAGGGGGATACCCGGATTGTTCCGGAGCAGTGGGAAAAGACCTATTACGACTGGATGCTCAATATTCAGGACTGGTGCATCAGTCGGCAGATCTGGTGGGGCCATCGCATCCCGGCCTGGTTCTGTGACGACTGTGAGCAGATTTCAGTTTCGCGTGAGGAAGTTACTGAATGCAGCAGCTGCGGTAGCAGGAACCTGCATCAGGAGACCGATGTCCTCGACACCTGGTTCTCATCGGCACTTTGGCCCTTTTCGACCATGGGCTGGCCGGAGCAGACCGAAACCCTGGCAAAGTTTTATCCGACCAGCTGCCTGGTGACCGGCTTCGATATTCTCTTCTTCTGGGTTGCCCGGATGATGATGATGGGGCTCAAGTTTATGGACGTTGTTCCATTCAAGGACGTCTATATCCACGCCCTGGTTCGTGATGCCGAAGGGCAGAAGATGAGCAAGAGTAAAGGCAACGTCATCGATCCGCTGCATGTCATCGATGATTATGGTGCTGACGCCTTCCGGTTTACCCTGACCGCTTTTGCGGCGATGGGTCGCGACATTAAACTTTCGACCGACCGCATCGCCGGCTACCGCAATTTTGCCAACAAGCTCTGGAATGCCAGCCGCTTCGCCCTGATGAATCTCGATGGCTTCGATCCGGCCGATATCGATCTGTCTGAACATGAACTCTCGTTAGCCGATCGCTGGATTCTGACCCGTCTCAACGAGATGACGGCAAAGCTTGATGGTGCCCTGAAGGATTACAAGTTCAATGATGCCGCCTCGGTTCTCTACAGTTTTACCTGGCACGAGTTCTGTGACTGGTACATCGAGTTGATCAAGGATGATCTGTACGGTGACGACTCCGGAGTGAAAAAGCGGGCCCAGTCTGTTTTATACGTCGTCCTCGAGCGGCTGTTGCGGCTTCTCCATCCATTGATGCCATTTATCACCGAGGAGATCTGGCAGGCACTGCCGGGACAAAAGTCGGTAGACTTTATCATGCAGGCAGAGTATCCGGACAGTGACCTGCCGGCCGATACCGAGGGGGCCGACCGGATGGAACTTATCATGAATGTTATTCGCGGTATCCGGAACATCAGGGGTGAGATGGATGTTGCCCCGAGCCGGCAGATTAAAGCCCTTCTCGATTGCAAAAGCGATATCTCCCTGGCCATCCTCGAGGGTGGCCAGGGTTATATCCGCTCACTGGCCCGTACCGGGGAACTCAAGATGGGCATCGGGCTCGATAAACCGGAACAGTCGGCAACCCAGGTTGCCGGCGACGTTGAAATCCTTTTGCCGCTGGCCGGCCTGGTCGATATCGAGGAAGAAGAAAAACGGCTCAAGAAAGAGATCGCCAAAGTCCAGAAGGATGTCGATTTCTTTACTAAAAAACTGGCAAACGAGAAGTTCGTCGCTAATGCACCGCCGCAGGTTCTGGAGAAAGATCGTGGCAAGTTGCAGGAAGCCGGAGAGAAACTGTCGATTCTCGAGGATTCCCTTGGCAAAATCCTTAAACTGAAATAA
- a CDS encoding deoxyguanosinetriphosphate triphosphohydrolase — MEIRQLLEERERKVLAGNAAFSSTSNGRIVAEEPCTMRTAFQVDRDRILHCKSFRRLKYKTQVFLSPEGDHYRTRLTHTLEVSQIARTIARALSLNEDLTEAIALGHDLGHTPFGHAGERVLNELTPGGFHHVRQSQRVVEYLENDGSGLNLSAEVLDGIRKHSKGRGALSDVDPDSLPSTLEGQIVRFADIIAYVHHDLDDALRAELIRESELPETVREVLGAANCDWLDTMIGDIIRLSMENGDAVIRFSPEIDNAVIVLRDWLFRHVYLVKTVNDGFEKASHILRELFRYFLKNEDALYRYGCRQRGDEKIEIVIADFIAGMTDRFALNLYSDIFLPRPWSVV; from the coding sequence ATGGAAATTCGTCAGCTTCTCGAAGAGCGTGAACGGAAGGTACTTGCAGGGAATGCCGCTTTCAGTTCTACCAGTAATGGGCGGATCGTAGCTGAGGAGCCCTGTACGATGCGGACCGCCTTTCAGGTTGATCGTGACCGTATTCTTCATTGCAAGTCTTTTCGTCGGTTGAAATACAAAACCCAGGTATTTCTCTCACCTGAAGGCGATCATTATCGAACCCGCTTGACCCACACTCTGGAAGTTTCGCAGATTGCCCGTACTATCGCCCGGGCGCTTTCCCTCAATGAAGACCTGACAGAAGCGATCGCGCTTGGTCATGACCTCGGGCACACTCCGTTTGGACACGCCGGGGAGCGGGTTCTCAATGAACTGACCCCCGGGGGGTTTCATCATGTTCGCCAGAGCCAGCGAGTTGTCGAGTATCTTGAAAACGACGGCTCCGGACTGAACCTGAGTGCAGAGGTCCTGGATGGCATCCGTAAACACTCAAAGGGGCGCGGAGCGCTCAGTGATGTTGATCCGGATAGCCTGCCGTCGACGCTGGAAGGACAGATTGTCCGGTTTGCCGATATTATCGCTTATGTTCATCACGATCTCGATGATGCACTGCGGGCCGAGCTTATTCGTGAATCAGAACTGCCGGAAACGGTCAGGGAGGTTCTCGGTGCGGCGAATTGTGACTGGCTTGATACAATGATCGGGGATATTATCAGACTTTCCATGGAGAATGGTGATGCGGTTATCCGTTTTTCTCCGGAAATAGATAATGCCGTGATCGTTTTGCGGGATTGGTTGTTCAGGCACGTCTATCTGGTTAAAACGGTCAATGATGGTTTCGAAAAAGCATCGCATATTTTGCGTGAACTTTTTCGGTATTTTCTGAAAAACGAGGATGCCCTTTACCGTTATGGTTGCCGCCAGAGAGGGGATGAAAAGATTGAAATCGTGATTGCCGATTTTATCGCCGGGATGACAGATCGCTTTGCCTTGAATCTTTATAGTGACATCTTTCTCCCCAGACCCTGGAGCGTCGTCTAA
- a CDS encoding phosphopentomutase, which produces MAPERFSRVILIVLDGVGVGALPDAACFGDADANTLRHVAEAVNGLDVPHLKQLGLGNICPTPGLEPVPRPEAAWGKMAEISCGKDTTTGHWELAGLPTVEPFATFPLGFPPEIMEPFEKMVGKPVLGNIAASGTDILRELGEEHLRTGRLIVYTSVDSVFQIAAHEDVVPPGELYAICRSARDLLDPFRVGRVIARPFTGTSAVNFKRTHRRHDFSMPPPAPTLLDHLVETGIPVKGIGKISDIFAGCGIAATLPTRDNRDGMAQIIDLLSESGRALVFANLVDFDMLYGHRLDAAGFADALAEFNRWLPELKAAMNDDDLLLLTADHGCDPTTSGTDHSREYVPLLAWHRNLQEGISLGVRNSFCDVAATIAEAFGTGWPVGKSVIRQL; this is translated from the coding sequence ATGGCTCCTGAACGTTTTTCCCGGGTAATCCTGATCGTTCTCGATGGCGTCGGCGTTGGCGCGCTTCCCGATGCCGCCTGCTTCGGCGATGCCGATGCCAATACCTTGCGGCATGTTGCTGAAGCTGTTAATGGATTGGATGTTCCGCATCTCAAGCAATTGGGCCTCGGCAATATCTGCCCGACTCCGGGCCTTGAGCCGGTGCCGCGACCAGAAGCGGCCTGGGGGAAGATGGCCGAAATCTCCTGCGGCAAGGATACGACAACCGGCCATTGGGAACTGGCCGGTCTGCCTACGGTTGAACCTTTTGCAACGTTTCCGCTTGGATTCCCGCCCGAAATAATGGAACCGTTCGAAAAGATGGTCGGGAAACCGGTACTGGGCAATATTGCAGCCAGTGGCACCGATATTCTGCGCGAACTAGGCGAAGAGCATCTCCGGACCGGCCGACTGATAGTCTATACCAGCGTCGATTCGGTATTTCAGATCGCTGCTCACGAGGATGTTGTCCCGCCCGGGGAACTCTATGCGATCTGCCGGTCTGCCCGGGATCTTCTCGATCCCTTCCGGGTCGGCCGGGTGATTGCCCGACCTTTTACCGGTACTTCGGCTGTTAATTTCAAACGGACCCATCGCCGCCACGATTTTTCAATGCCGCCACCGGCTCCGACCCTTCTTGATCATCTGGTCGAAACAGGGATTCCGGTCAAAGGCATCGGCAAGATTTCTGATATTTTTGCCGGCTGCGGAATCGCCGCTACGTTGCCGACCCGTGATAATCGTGATGGCATGGCACAGATCATTGATCTGCTCTCCGAATCCGGAAGAGCCCTTGTTTTTGCCAACCTGGTCGATTTCGACATGCTTTATGGCCATCGGCTCGACGCGGCCGGTTTTGCCGATGCGTTGGCTGAATTCAACCGCTGGTTGCCGGAGCTGAAAGCGGCGATGAATGATGATGATTTACTTCTGTTGACCGCTGATCACGGTTGTGATCCGACGACGTCCGGCACCGATCATTCGAGGGAGTATGTTCCTCTTCTGGCCTGGCACCGGAATCTGCAGGAAGGGATATCGCTTGGCGTTCGGAACAGTTTCTGTGATGTTGCGGCAACCATCGCCGAGGCGTTTGGCACCGGTTGGCCGGTCGGCAAGAGTGTTATCAGACAGTTATAG
- the deoC gene encoding deoxyribose-phosphate aldolase, whose translation MPTTGPEDIHPASFIDHTLLTPVATPDQISQLCEEAVEYGFAAICIPPTFVRAAAEKLYGSEVGIATVVGFPLGYEMSAVKAFQTQRAVASGASEIDMVINLGAAVAGDLDQVGRDIAAVVAAAEDAVVKVILECCLFAEDMKATLARIAVENGAAYVKTSTGFSSGGATIADVRQLADTVAGRAGVKAAGGIRDWSTCRSMIEAGATRIGTSAGVAIIKGWQDARSHGS comes from the coding sequence ATGCCGACTACCGGACCTGAAGATATCCATCCGGCATCCTTCATCGATCACACCCTGCTCACTCCGGTGGCGACTCCCGACCAGATTTCGCAGCTCTGTGAAGAGGCAGTTGAATACGGTTTTGCCGCGATCTGCATCCCGCCGACGTTTGTTCGGGCTGCTGCCGAAAAACTCTATGGATCTGAAGTCGGGATTGCCACGGTCGTCGGCTTCCCGCTCGGTTACGAAATGTCGGCGGTCAAGGCGTTTCAGACACAAAGGGCAGTGGCGTCGGGAGCAAGCGAAATCGATATGGTGATCAATCTCGGAGCCGCTGTCGCCGGCGATCTTGATCAGGTTGGACGGGATATTGCTGCTGTTGTTGCTGCTGCCGAAGATGCCGTCGTCAAGGTGATTCTCGAATGTTGCCTTTTTGCCGAGGACATGAAGGCAACCCTTGCCCGGATTGCCGTTGAAAATGGTGCCGCCTATGTCAAAACCTCGACCGGTTTTTCTAGCGGTGGGGCGACGATTGCAGATGTCAGGCAACTGGCCGATACCGTTGCCGGCAGGGCCGGCGTCAAGGCCGCCGGAGGTATTCGCGACTGGTCGACCTGCCGGTCAATGATCGAAGCCGGCGCGACACGTATCGGCACCAGCGCCGGTGTTGCGATCATCAAGGGTTGGCAGGATGCCAGAAGCCATGGCTCCTGA
- a CDS encoding ornithine acetyltransferase encodes MSRTDDPTVKGFRFAAMASGLKKNQALDLGLIVSERPAQCAGVFTANRVVAAPLQVSAPRVRAGQCQAILVNSKNANACTGQAGLADANACSSALAEVLDLDNDLIAIASTGVIGQRLDVGKIVTALPELRDNLSPDAAGDVAEAMMTTDSFSKVSAAFGAVADTGYAILGLAKGAGMIHPNMATMLGFVMTDVGISSALLDKALRQAVDQTFNRITVDRDTSTNDMVLLLANGATGAVIDSEGDDFEIFVRLLQEVLLDLAKMIVSDGEGATKLVKIEVTGAADDNDGLQAATAIATSNLVKTAFFGEDANWGRIIAAVGYSGAEVDPDKVSISFDGVMVAENGLAGSAEQEAAATAVMKLPEFTVTVDLGLGNGSAFYYTSDLTYDYVKINADYRT; translated from the coding sequence ATGAGTCGCACTGACGATCCAACTGTAAAGGGGTTCCGGTTCGCCGCTATGGCGTCCGGATTGAAAAAGAACCAGGCGCTTGATCTCGGTCTGATTGTTTCGGAAAGGCCGGCCCAATGTGCCGGCGTATTTACCGCCAACCGGGTTGTGGCGGCACCGCTCCAGGTCTCGGCCCCCCGGGTCCGCGCCGGACAGTGCCAGGCGATTCTGGTCAACAGCAAAAATGCCAATGCCTGCACCGGACAGGCGGGACTTGCTGACGCCAACGCCTGCAGCTCAGCGCTTGCCGAAGTCCTCGATCTTGATAATGATCTGATCGCCATCGCCTCAACCGGGGTAATCGGTCAGCGGCTTGATGTTGGTAAAATCGTGACGGCATTGCCGGAGCTGAGGGATAACCTTTCGCCCGATGCCGCCGGCGATGTCGCCGAAGCGATGATGACGACAGATTCTTTTAGCAAGGTCTCGGCCGCTTTCGGAGCGGTCGCTGACACCGGCTATGCGATCCTCGGTCTGGCCAAAGGGGCCGGGATGATTCACCCGAATATGGCGACCATGCTCGGCTTTGTCATGACCGATGTCGGGATCTCCTCGGCACTTCTTGACAAGGCGCTGCGGCAGGCGGTTGATCAAACATTCAATCGGATTACCGTCGATCGCGACACCTCGACCAACGATATGGTTCTGTTGCTCGCTAACGGTGCAACCGGCGCAGTTATTGACAGTGAAGGCGATGACTTTGAGATTTTTGTCCGCCTGTTGCAGGAGGTACTTCTCGATCTGGCCAAGATGATAGTCAGTGACGGTGAAGGAGCAACCAAGCTGGTTAAGATCGAAGTCACCGGCGCCGCCGATGATAACGACGGCCTGCAGGCAGCAACGGCAATTGCCACCTCGAACCTGGTGAAAACAGCCTTTTTCGGTGAAGATGCAAACTGGGGGCGGATTATCGCGGCCGTCGGATATTCCGGAGCAGAAGTCGATCCGGACAAGGTCAGCATCAGCTTTGATGGAGTCATGGTGGCGGAAAATGGGCTTGCCGGCTCGGCCGAACAGGAGGCTGCGGCGACCGCGGTGATGAAGCTTCCGGAATTTACGGTTACGGTTGATCTTGGCCTCGGGAACGGTTCAGCATTTTACTACACCTCTGACTTGACCTATGATTATGTCAAAATCAATGCCGACTACCGGACCTGA